From a region of the Aeoliella mucimassa genome:
- a CDS encoding ABC transporter ATP-binding protein gives MSSFRRVLKLALHHRVNVVACMITSLVVAVLWAGSLTAVFAVVDIVMQDLSIPEWIDNQVDDSQQAIVAADAEIAALSADPEGNRLAIQSAELNRTLNEQRAEKFTWLSPAAHRWLPATPYKTLVVVCAAVMASILVKSVFRVLNMVMVARLGNRVGFELRKLFYDHLLSLDMTAYSHQGRGDLMNRCTTDLDSMSRGVQTLFGLAIREPLKMMACFLGAAYINWRLLLLTILIAPPSFYLIRLLAKALKRANRRAMEELSSIYETLTETLAGMKLIKAFTTEDYERSRFDRSAHVYYRRQMRIATYNSLVSPVTETLGMGMILMAVLAGGYLVLGGHTHLFGIRISNYQLTNGAMSAFFAMLAGMSDPARRLSGVFNDLQQASAASDRVYQVLDTEPKTQDPAKPKTLPKLTQALRFENVTFGYNEDKIVLREVNLDVAAGETIAIVGTNGCGKSTLLQLVPRLYDPNEGCVTIDGMDIRDVRLRELRSRIGIVSQETLLFNDTVAANIAYGTTNVTQEEIEAAARKAHAHQFVTEKLANGYDTVVGPGGNRLSGGQRQRIALARAILRDPEILILDEATSQIDMESEHLIHQVLEEFTQNRTTLIITHRMSTISLADRVVVMDKGQVLDAGSHELLLARCDLYRRLFHLDYRESA, from the coding sequence ATGTCTAGTTTTCGTCGTGTGCTGAAACTCGCACTTCACCATCGTGTGAATGTGGTCGCTTGTATGATCACGTCGCTTGTCGTTGCCGTGCTTTGGGCGGGTAGCCTGACAGCGGTGTTTGCGGTGGTCGATATCGTGATGCAGGACCTCTCGATTCCGGAGTGGATCGATAACCAGGTCGACGACAGCCAGCAGGCGATCGTCGCTGCGGATGCCGAAATCGCAGCGCTTAGCGCCGATCCTGAGGGCAACCGCCTGGCGATTCAATCGGCCGAGCTCAATCGAACGCTTAACGAGCAGCGGGCAGAGAAATTCACCTGGCTCTCGCCGGCTGCGCATCGCTGGTTGCCAGCGACTCCGTACAAAACGCTGGTCGTGGTCTGCGCGGCCGTGATGGCGAGCATCCTGGTCAAAAGTGTATTTCGGGTGCTCAACATGGTGATGGTCGCCCGCCTGGGTAATCGGGTGGGTTTTGAATTGCGGAAGTTGTTTTACGATCATTTGCTTAGCCTCGATATGACCGCCTACAGCCATCAAGGCCGAGGCGACTTGATGAATCGCTGCACGACCGATCTCGACTCCATGAGCCGCGGCGTGCAAACCTTGTTTGGTCTGGCGATTCGTGAACCATTGAAGATGATGGCCTGCTTCCTCGGCGCGGCTTACATCAACTGGCGGTTGTTGCTGCTGACGATTCTCATTGCTCCTCCTTCGTTCTATTTGATTCGCTTGTTGGCCAAGGCCCTTAAGCGGGCGAACCGCCGGGCGATGGAAGAATTGTCGAGTATCTACGAAACGCTCACCGAAACCTTGGCCGGCATGAAGCTGATCAAGGCCTTTACGACCGAAGATTACGAACGCTCGCGGTTCGACCGTTCGGCTCACGTGTACTATCGCCGGCAGATGCGAATCGCGACCTACAACTCGCTGGTCAGTCCGGTGACCGAGACGCTCGGCATGGGCATGATTCTTATGGCAGTGCTCGCTGGTGGTTATTTGGTGTTGGGTGGGCATACGCATCTGTTTGGTATTCGTATTAGTAACTATCAGCTCACCAACGGGGCGATGAGCGCGTTCTTCGCCATGCTGGCTGGCATGAGCGATCCGGCTCGGCGGCTCTCCGGCGTGTTCAACGACCTGCAACAGGCGTCGGCTGCGAGCGATCGCGTTTACCAAGTGCTCGACACCGAGCCGAAGACCCAGGACCCGGCTAAGCCGAAGACACTGCCGAAGCTCACGCAGGCGCTGCGGTTCGAGAACGTCACCTTTGGCTACAACGAAGACAAAATCGTGCTCCGCGAGGTGAACCTCGACGTTGCTGCGGGCGAAACGATTGCCATCGTCGGAACCAACGGCTGCGGCAAGTCGACCCTGCTGCAACTGGTGCCGCGGCTGTACGATCCGAACGAAGGTTGCGTAACCATCGATGGCATGGACATTCGCGACGTGCGACTTCGTGAGCTACGTTCGCGAATCGGCATTGTTTCGCAAGAGACCTTGCTGTTCAACGACACGGTCGCGGCCAACATTGCGTATGGCACGACGAACGTCACGCAGGAAGAAATCGAAGCAGCCGCACGCAAGGCCCACGCCCATCAGTTCGTGACCGAGAAGCTGGCCAACGGTTACGACACCGTGGTCGGCCCCGGCGGTAACCGGTTGAGCGGCGGCCAGCGGCAACGCATCGCTTTGGCGCGAGCCATTTTGCGGGACCCCGAGATTTTGATTCTCGACGAAGCGACCAGTCAGATCGACATGGAGAGCGAACACCTGATTCATCAGGTGCTCGAGGAGTTCACGCAGAACCGCACGACGCTGATCATCACGCATCGCATGAGCACGATTTCGCTCGCCGATCGGGTGGTGGTGATGGACAAAGGCCAGGTGCTCGACGCGGGGAGCCACGAGTTGCTGCTCGCCCGTTGCGATCTGTATCGCCGGTTGTTCCATCTCGATTATCGCGAGAGCGCCTAA
- a CDS encoding 2Fe-2S iron-sulfur cluster-binding family protein yields MTRIFAAVLLCAVSSIGCSSINGLHSQGGMPSHMAVSNSAPRPAIQRAGYDQPAIGLNDIDVPYGQGCGAGMCGSCAGVVDGCVSTVLDCNGGCCGTCQDACNGGGCLANCRDRARELMSRCSCGGQGQCVCCQQLRTMVGGPIAGRTDAIYNFNPGPSSAQVAYPYYTTRGPRDFFLNKPPTIGPY; encoded by the coding sequence ATGACTCGCATTTTTGCCGCGGTGCTGCTATGCGCCGTGAGCAGCATCGGCTGCTCGTCCATCAATGGACTTCACTCGCAAGGCGGTATGCCTTCGCACATGGCGGTTTCGAATTCGGCACCGCGCCCGGCCATCCAACGTGCTGGTTACGACCAGCCGGCGATCGGCCTCAATGATATCGACGTGCCTTACGGACAAGGTTGTGGCGCCGGAATGTGCGGCAGCTGCGCCGGCGTGGTCGATGGCTGCGTCAGCACCGTGCTTGATTGCAACGGTGGCTGCTGTGGAACTTGCCAGGACGCTTGCAATGGTGGTGGCTGCTTGGCCAACTGTCGCGATCGTGCTCGCGAATTGATGAGCCGCTGCAGTTGTGGTGGTCAGGGACAATGTGTCTGCTGCCAGCAATTGCGAACCATGGTCGGGGGCCCCATCGCGGGACGCACCGATGCCATCTATAACTTCAACCCTGGTCCGTCGTCGGCCCAAGTGGCGTACCCGTACTACACCACACGTGGTCCGCGCGATTTCTTCCTCAACAAGCCTCCCACGATTGGCCCCTATTAA
- a CDS encoding ATP-dependent 6-phosphofructokinase, protein MLTQSDLAISTLGEPQLDSPLLFDGIPTRFTPEAARVLYNIDYLEGDDVIELGFEKAGARKKVYFDASKSKAAIVTCGGLCPGLNNVVRNLFYQLQTSYGVPTVLGIRYGYQGLNPSQGLPPLELTSEMVERIHHHGGTHLGTSRGPQDPKVTVDFLESQGINMLFCIGGDGTQKGAHAMAVEAQKRGLDIAIVGIPKTIDNDIKYCYRTFGFLTAVSEAEKIIDCAHVEARSVPNGIGLVKLMGREAGFIAAAATIASGEVNFTLIPEVPFELEGDHGLLAKLERRLAVRSHAVIVVAEGAGQHLLARQGDEYDKSGNRKLGDIGLYLKQEINNYFATRGTPASVKYLDPSYHIRSVAANAADSLLCEQLARQAANAAMAGKTDMFVGLWQNHTVHVPLSISTGQIKRIDPEQEMWTTVLAITGQDKW, encoded by the coding sequence ATGCTAACACAATCGGACCTCGCAATCTCGACCCTGGGCGAGCCGCAGCTCGACTCGCCGCTGTTGTTCGACGGAATCCCCACTCGATTCACGCCCGAGGCCGCTCGGGTGCTGTACAACATCGACTACCTCGAAGGCGACGATGTGATCGAACTGGGGTTCGAAAAAGCAGGAGCCCGCAAGAAGGTTTACTTCGATGCGTCAAAAAGCAAGGCAGCAATCGTGACCTGCGGGGGACTTTGCCCCGGTCTGAACAATGTGGTCCGCAACCTCTTCTATCAGTTGCAAACCAGCTACGGCGTGCCAACCGTACTCGGCATTCGCTATGGCTACCAAGGCCTGAACCCCTCGCAAGGATTGCCGCCGCTCGAACTGACGAGCGAAATGGTGGAACGCATTCATCACCATGGTGGTACTCACCTGGGAACCTCGCGAGGTCCGCAAGATCCCAAGGTGACCGTTGATTTCCTTGAGTCACAAGGCATCAACATGCTGTTCTGCATCGGCGGCGATGGCACTCAGAAGGGCGCCCACGCGATGGCTGTCGAAGCGCAAAAGCGGGGACTCGACATCGCGATTGTCGGCATCCCGAAAACCATCGATAACGACATCAAGTACTGCTACCGCACGTTCGGCTTTCTAACTGCAGTATCCGAGGCCGAGAAGATCATCGACTGCGCTCACGTCGAAGCCCGCAGCGTTCCCAATGGCATCGGCCTGGTAAAGCTGATGGGCCGCGAAGCGGGATTCATCGCGGCCGCGGCGACCATCGCCAGCGGCGAGGTCAATTTCACGCTCATCCCCGAAGTTCCTTTCGAACTTGAAGGCGACCACGGTTTGCTTGCCAAACTCGAGCGGCGGCTCGCGGTTCGCAGTCACGCAGTGATCGTCGTCGCCGAAGGGGCAGGGCAGCACCTGCTTGCCCGCCAAGGGGACGAGTACGACAAGTCGGGCAATCGCAAACTCGGCGACATTGGGTTGTATCTCAAGCAAGAGATCAACAACTACTTTGCCACCCGCGGCACGCCGGCTAGCGTCAAGTACCTAGACCCCAGCTACCACATCCGCAGCGTGGCGGCCAACGCCGCCGACAGCCTGCTCTGCGAGCAACTAGCCCGGCAAGCGGCCAACGCCGCTATGGCTGGCAAGACCGACATGTTTGTCGGGCTCTGGCAGAATCACACCGTGCACGTACCGCTGTCGATCAGCACCGGGCAGATTAAACGCATCGATCCCGAGCAAGAGATGTGGACCACCGTGCTGGCGATCACCGGACAGGACAAATGGTAA
- a CDS encoding coiled-coil domain-containing protein: METPLSPSDCPAEGNTRDALSELRLRAQSSLEKQRARMQEIESSFTGKLQEAAEQLAGELADQSGGEADASVNEAREQLDQQREELDKQREEWESQLSETDADLSQRMDELDARLADIAEQEAACETRQHELTAAEEALRVEREAFEESKSQGSEAFESLEAERQAIEEQRQAVEGERGSLDEQRQALDSERQQLEEARAELEASREAWNQERESASDETDQRVADLEAELFELQGQINDEQQAREQESQQRDELQAAVDSTAQELEQVRNELNAEREKAEGEQSELNTEREAFEAERNEWNAEREKFEAQRNEWNAERERHEAERNEWQASLASSSDEQSQRIGQLEAELHEAREQLSGLQEQSQSTDSEREQLLSDLGGKDEEIKNLRGELDFLQATLDEERHSWQQAQQAAADEQAHMAETLEKVSQKLAAAEANQEPLDEIQGKFELALQDARELREQNAKLEQELERRPEQSAEESAELISLREQRDELNAELEQLRNQPPQVLEPSDQDFADLQRRFEMAVDDVRQLRAEKEELEQKLANSSSSGGGSVGSGAEKWEELKRKLLMSLEEESGELSPERREERASIEHTIRITDDVVASKDREIHELREKIESGELVAAAAPVEHSDDVQAAVDSDAVIQQQRAKLAQLEEELNDKLREAELELSVERAKLAREQAQLAEWRIELESLRDSLPNNTGGSSSDGGGGKGRGRWFSKLGLGGDD, encoded by the coding sequence ATGGAAACTCCTCTTTCTCCATCCGACTGCCCAGCCGAGGGCAACACACGCGACGCGCTCAGCGAACTGAGGCTGCGTGCGCAATCGTCGTTGGAGAAGCAGCGCGCTCGCATGCAGGAAATCGAGTCGTCGTTCACTGGCAAACTGCAGGAAGCGGCCGAACAACTCGCCGGCGAACTGGCCGACCAATCGGGCGGCGAAGCCGATGCTTCGGTGAACGAAGCCCGCGAACAGCTCGATCAACAACGCGAGGAACTCGACAAGCAACGCGAGGAATGGGAGTCGCAACTCTCGGAGACCGATGCGGACCTCAGCCAGCGAATGGACGAGTTGGATGCCAGGCTGGCCGACATCGCCGAGCAGGAAGCCGCCTGCGAAACAAGACAACACGAACTGACCGCGGCCGAAGAGGCCCTGCGAGTCGAACGCGAAGCGTTTGAGGAATCCAAGTCGCAAGGATCCGAAGCTTTCGAATCGCTGGAGGCTGAGCGTCAGGCAATCGAAGAGCAACGCCAGGCGGTCGAAGGCGAGCGGGGTTCACTCGACGAACAACGGCAAGCCCTCGACTCCGAACGCCAGCAGCTGGAAGAAGCGCGGGCCGAGTTGGAAGCGAGTCGCGAAGCCTGGAATCAAGAACGCGAATCGGCCTCGGACGAAACCGACCAACGGGTCGCCGATCTGGAAGCCGAGCTGTTCGAGCTGCAAGGCCAAATCAACGATGAACAACAAGCCCGCGAGCAGGAGTCGCAGCAACGCGACGAACTGCAGGCGGCTGTCGACTCTACTGCCCAAGAGCTGGAGCAGGTTCGCAACGAGCTGAACGCCGAACGCGAAAAGGCGGAAGGCGAGCAGAGCGAGCTGAATACCGAGCGGGAAGCATTCGAAGCGGAACGCAACGAGTGGAATGCCGAACGGGAGAAGTTCGAAGCCCAGCGCAATGAGTGGAACGCCGAGCGGGAGAGGCACGAGGCAGAACGCAACGAATGGCAGGCGTCGCTGGCCTCGTCGTCCGACGAGCAGTCGCAACGCATTGGCCAACTCGAAGCCGAACTGCACGAAGCCCGCGAGCAACTCAGTGGTTTGCAGGAACAGAGCCAGTCGACCGATTCCGAGCGTGAGCAACTGCTCAGCGATCTCGGTGGCAAGGACGAGGAAATCAAGAACCTGCGGGGCGAGCTCGACTTCCTGCAAGCGACGCTGGACGAAGAGCGACACTCCTGGCAGCAAGCTCAGCAAGCGGCCGCCGACGAGCAGGCCCACATGGCCGAGACCCTCGAGAAGGTGTCGCAAAAGCTGGCCGCGGCCGAAGCCAACCAGGAACCCTTGGACGAGATCCAAGGCAAGTTCGAGTTGGCCCTGCAAGACGCCCGCGAACTACGCGAACAGAATGCGAAGCTCGAACAAGAGCTGGAACGCCGTCCGGAGCAGAGCGCCGAAGAGTCGGCCGAGCTGATCTCGCTCCGCGAACAGCGCGACGAATTGAACGCCGAGCTAGAGCAGCTGCGCAATCAACCGCCGCAGGTGCTGGAGCCCAGCGACCAGGACTTTGCCGACCTGCAACGCCGTTTCGAAATGGCGGTGGACGACGTCCGTCAGCTGCGAGCGGAGAAAGAAGAGCTTGAGCAGAAGCTCGCCAACAGCAGTAGCTCCGGTGGTGGCAGTGTTGGTTCGGGCGCGGAGAAGTGGGAAGAACTCAAACGCAAGCTGCTGATGAGTCTCGAGGAAGAGTCGGGTGAGCTTTCGCCGGAACGCCGCGAAGAGCGAGCCTCGATCGAACATACGATTCGCATCACCGACGACGTGGTCGCCTCGAAGGATCGCGAGATCCACGAGCTGCGCGAGAAGATCGAGTCGGGCGAGTTGGTCGCTGCGGCTGCTCCGGTAGAGCACTCCGACGACGTGCAAGCGGCGGTCGACTCCGACGCGGTTATTCAGCAGCAGCGTGCCAAGCTGGCTCAGCTCGAAGAAGAGCTTAACGATAAGCTCCGCGAGGCCGAGTTGGAACTCTCTGTCGAGCGTGCGAAGCTCGCTCGTGAGCAGGCGCAGCTCGCCGAATGGCGGATCGAGCTTGAGTCGCTTCGCGACTCGCTGCCTAACAACACGGGAGGTTCCTCCTCCGATGGCGGCGGTGGCAAAGGCCGCGGGCGTTGGTTCAGCAAGCTTGGCCTCGGCGGCGACGATTAG
- a CDS encoding C-terminal binding protein: MPRALYTDYPWPNAALEQSILSQVDCEVVVAPAGDEETLIRLAADVDCIITCWAPVTARVIDAASHCRHIARTGIGLDNIDVASATERGMIVTNVPDYCIPEVAEHTLALLFALGRKIHVYYQLAQAGEYNRQAGMPMERMEDQTVGVVGTGQIGSLVVERLAALGMRVLANNRSQQVPAGCEWCPLEQLLAESDYVLLLCPLTDETANLISTAELKTMKPTAFLINTSRGGLVDHQALAEALEAGEIAGAGLDVQVPEPPDLSVPPYNDPRVIVTPHAAFLSTRALHELRSRVAQQVVAVFKGETPECIVNGPT; encoded by the coding sequence ATGCCCCGCGCGCTTTACACCGACTATCCCTGGCCGAACGCCGCACTTGAGCAGTCGATCCTTTCGCAGGTGGATTGCGAGGTGGTGGTCGCTCCGGCAGGTGACGAAGAGACCCTGATTCGCTTGGCGGCTGATGTCGACTGCATCATCACCTGTTGGGCGCCGGTGACTGCGCGGGTGATCGACGCGGCGAGTCACTGTCGCCATATCGCGCGGACCGGTATCGGGCTCGACAACATCGATGTTGCCAGCGCGACCGAGCGTGGCATGATCGTTACCAACGTTCCCGATTACTGCATTCCCGAAGTGGCCGAGCATACGCTTGCGTTGCTGTTCGCCCTGGGGCGGAAGATTCACGTCTACTACCAGCTAGCCCAAGCCGGCGAGTACAACCGCCAGGCTGGCATGCCGATGGAACGGATGGAGGATCAAACCGTCGGCGTCGTCGGCACCGGGCAGATTGGCTCACTGGTTGTCGAGCGGCTGGCCGCGCTCGGCATGCGGGTGCTGGCGAACAATCGCTCGCAGCAGGTGCCGGCTGGGTGCGAGTGGTGCCCACTCGAGCAATTGCTGGCCGAGAGCGATTACGTGCTACTGCTCTGCCCGCTGACCGACGAAACGGCCAACCTGATCAGCACGGCCGAACTAAAAACGATGAAGCCTACCGCGTTTCTCATCAATACATCCCGCGGTGGACTGGTCGACCATCAAGCGCTCGCCGAGGCCCTCGAGGCGGGCGAGATTGCCGGCGCGGGACTCGACGTGCAGGTGCCTGAGCCGCCCGATCTGTCGGTGCCGCCGTACAACGATCCGCGGGTGATTGTGACCCCGCATGCGGCGTTTCTATCGACTCGTGCGCTGCACGAATTGCGGTCGCGAGTCGCGCAGCAGGTGGTCGCGGTTTTCAAAGGCGAAACGCCTGAGTGCATTGTGAATGGCCCCACCTGA
- a CDS encoding IS5 family transposase produces the protein MATKEKRTYKVTNWKEYNKSLIERGNITIWFSDEALENWEHPNDQTKVGRPFVFSDTAIECLLTIRELLKLPYRQTEGFGRSLVAMLGVEAAIPNYSSLAKRASKLNVSLDIANKRGDIDIVVDSTGMKVFGEGEWKMRTHGKSKRRTWRKLHLSVNPDTREIVAEILTENSCHDADAVPEMLEQVEQPVKKFHGDGSYDKWKVYEGLESEGIEPVIPPQHNAKIKQHGNSAEEPLPRDEAIRQIRRKGRRSWKEEVGYHRRSLAETTMYRVKQSFGSHLKNRVFENQQTEARLRCKIINQFTQLGLPQFEWS, from the coding sequence ATGGCTACGAAAGAAAAACGAACCTACAAAGTCACGAACTGGAAGGAGTATAACAAGTCGCTCATCGAGCGTGGAAACATCACTATTTGGTTTAGCGACGAGGCGTTGGAGAACTGGGAACATCCTAACGACCAGACAAAAGTCGGTCGCCCTTTTGTCTTCAGCGATACGGCGATCGAGTGCTTGCTGACGATTCGCGAACTGCTGAAACTTCCCTATCGGCAGACTGAGGGATTCGGCCGCTCGCTGGTGGCGATGTTGGGCGTCGAGGCAGCGATTCCCAATTATTCTTCGCTCGCCAAGCGAGCCAGCAAGCTGAATGTTTCGCTCGATATCGCTAACAAGAGGGGCGACATCGATATCGTGGTGGATAGCACCGGCATGAAAGTGTTTGGCGAGGGCGAATGGAAGATGCGGACGCATGGCAAGTCGAAGCGGCGGACATGGCGGAAGCTGCATTTGTCGGTGAATCCTGACACCCGCGAGATTGTGGCGGAGATTTTGACCGAGAACAGTTGCCACGATGCCGATGCGGTTCCCGAAATGCTGGAGCAGGTGGAGCAGCCCGTAAAAAAGTTTCACGGCGACGGTAGTTACGACAAGTGGAAGGTTTATGAAGGGCTGGAATCCGAAGGCATTGAGCCGGTGATTCCGCCGCAGCACAACGCCAAGATCAAACAACATGGCAACTCTGCGGAGGAGCCTTTGCCCCGGGACGAGGCAATTCGTCAGATTCGACGCAAGGGGCGTAGGAGTTGGAAAGAGGAAGTGGGCTATCATCGTAGAAGCTTGGCGGAAACGACCATGTACCGAGTGAAACAAAGCTTTGGGAGCCATCTCAAAAACCGAGTATTCGAAAACCAACAAACGGAAGCCCGCTTGCGCTGTAAAATCATCAATCAATTCACCCAACTCGGGCTTCCACAGTTCGAGTGGAGTTAG
- the pheT gene encoding phenylalanine--tRNA ligase subunit beta, producing the protein MIVSKDWLSDYVDLKMPLDELTERLTLTGLNLEGVESIDGDDAIDLEVTSNRPDCLGHIGVAREVSVLWGETLKKPDPQPKATGAKASSEISVEITCPELCPRYTARVIKGVKIGPSPAWLQKRLQALGCGIVNNVVDVTNYVLFECGQPLHAFDLGKLTGGKIIVREAHDGEEFTAIDHKNYKLSAGTCVVSTGEGADTSRAVALGGVMGGADSEVSDDTVDLLIEAADFDPLSIRTTARAHHLHSPSSYRFERGVDPEGVDWASRRCCELILELAGGTLCEGMVEAGSMPEPTGEIKLRFLQIPRLLGIEVPEAEVRKILTDLGCTETHACGECVKVVPPTWRADLTREADLLEEVARIYGYDQIPEDVGVRMAPSHRTRRDIVLDRVRRVLTSAGFDEALTLSTVEPELVELHRPWTDQSPLVTSTPVLRRANALRQSVVPSLLTCRKTNVAMSNPVIEQFEIARIYLPQPGNLPDERLVLAITSGQEFLDVKGVIEAVLADTVGSDAQLSVSPTAEASSTLLEPTCTGWLSLGETKLGYVAQLSTEGLDRFDLRGPVTVAEVDLGPLLDAAALIPRATTLVNYQPMSRDLNVVFDEKVLWADVAAIVDAEGGDLLEAVEFQEVYRDEKRLGKGKKSLLWSITLRSSEGTLTSEQADTVRDKIVDTLGSKLGGELRA; encoded by the coding sequence ATGATCGTTAGCAAAGATTGGCTCTCCGATTACGTCGACCTGAAGATGCCGCTCGATGAATTGACCGAGCGCCTCACGCTTACCGGGTTGAATCTCGAAGGGGTTGAGAGCATCGATGGCGACGACGCGATCGACCTAGAGGTCACCAGCAACCGACCCGACTGCCTGGGACACATCGGCGTCGCACGGGAAGTCTCGGTGCTCTGGGGCGAGACGCTCAAGAAACCCGATCCGCAGCCCAAAGCCACCGGCGCCAAGGCATCGAGTGAGATCTCCGTGGAGATCACCTGCCCGGAGCTCTGCCCGCGATACACCGCTCGTGTCATCAAGGGAGTAAAGATCGGTCCCAGCCCTGCCTGGCTGCAAAAGCGACTGCAGGCCCTCGGCTGCGGCATCGTGAACAACGTAGTCGACGTGACCAACTACGTGCTCTTCGAGTGCGGACAGCCTTTGCATGCGTTTGATCTCGGCAAACTCACCGGCGGCAAGATCATCGTCCGCGAAGCCCACGACGGCGAAGAGTTCACCGCCATCGATCACAAAAACTACAAGCTCTCGGCCGGCACCTGCGTCGTATCGACTGGTGAGGGGGCCGATACCTCACGGGCGGTTGCCCTCGGTGGAGTGATGGGGGGGGCCGACAGCGAAGTGTCCGACGACACGGTCGACCTGTTGATCGAAGCGGCCGACTTCGACCCGCTGTCGATCCGCACCACTGCCCGCGCGCATCACCTGCATAGCCCGAGTAGTTATCGATTCGAGCGAGGAGTCGATCCCGAGGGAGTCGATTGGGCGAGTCGCCGGTGCTGCGAGCTGATTCTCGAACTGGCTGGCGGCACTCTGTGCGAAGGCATGGTCGAAGCGGGCAGCATGCCCGAGCCAACCGGCGAGATCAAACTGCGGTTCCTGCAAATTCCGCGGCTGCTCGGCATCGAAGTGCCGGAGGCCGAAGTGCGGAAGATTCTCACCGACCTCGGCTGCACCGAAACCCACGCCTGCGGCGAATGCGTGAAAGTGGTTCCTCCCACCTGGCGGGCCGATCTTACCCGCGAGGCCGACCTGCTCGAAGAGGTCGCTCGCATTTACGGGTACGACCAGATTCCCGAAGACGTGGGAGTGCGGATGGCTCCGTCGCACCGCACCCGGCGCGACATCGTACTCGACCGCGTTCGGCGGGTGCTCACCTCGGCCGGCTTCGACGAAGCGCTGACCCTCAGCACGGTAGAGCCCGAGCTGGTGGAGCTCCACCGCCCGTGGACCGATCAGTCGCCGCTGGTTACCAGTACTCCGGTGCTGCGTCGTGCAAATGCACTACGCCAAAGCGTGGTGCCAAGCCTGCTGACCTGTCGCAAAACGAACGTGGCGATGAGCAATCCGGTGATCGAGCAGTTCGAAATCGCCCGAATCTACCTGCCGCAGCCAGGCAACCTGCCCGACGAACGACTGGTGCTCGCGATCACGAGCGGGCAGGAGTTCCTCGACGTGAAGGGTGTCATCGAAGCGGTGCTGGCCGATACGGTTGGCTCCGACGCCCAGCTAAGCGTTTCCCCCACCGCCGAGGCGAGCAGCACCTTGCTCGAGCCAACCTGCACCGGATGGCTATCGTTGGGCGAAACCAAACTGGGCTACGTGGCCCAGCTATCGACCGAGGGGCTCGACCGGTTCGACTTGCGTGGTCCGGTGACCGTCGCCGAAGTCGACCTCGGCCCGCTGCTCGATGCGGCCGCACTCATTCCACGTGCGACGACGCTCGTGAACTACCAGCCGATGTCGCGCGACCTGAACGTGGTGTTCGACGAAAAGGTGCTGTGGGCCGACGTGGCCGCGATCGTCGACGCCGAAGGGGGCGACCTGCTTGAGGCCGTCGAGTTCCAGGAAGTCTATCGCGACGAAAAGCGGCTCGGCAAAGGCAAGAAGAGCCTGCTCTGGAGCATCACACTCCGCAGCAGCGAAGGCACCCTCACCAGCGAGCAAGCCGATACGGTCCGCGACAAAATCGTCGACACCCTCGGCAGCAAACTAGGGGGCGAACTGCGAGCCTAG